Genomic DNA from Candidatus Eisenbacteria bacterium:
ACGGATCGTGGTGAGAAGGTAGCTAGTGGTGTGTTCTTCTATCAGCTTAACGCTCCTGGATACAGTGGCGCTAAGAAGATAGTGGTACTCCAGTAGTAGAGCTTTCTTTCTACGGGAACATTGAAGGGGTTGGAGCATAGCTCCAACCCCTTCGCACGTATACCCCCGTTCACACCTATGCCCTCCTTTCACACCTATACCCCGCTTTTGCATTGACTTTGTCTTGCGCTGGTGCTACTAAAGGGGTTATGTCACTCATCGCAGAGGCAAAGAGAAAGGCCATTCATTTCGCAACATCCTGGGTGCCGCTGGCCTACTACATAATACCGGAGGAGGCAGGGAAGGTGGCCCTTCTCGCCGCCGCTACGGTGATTCTCACTCTAGACGTCCTCAGGCTGCACGAACCTAGGATGAAGAACCTGTTCCACAGGTTCTTCGGCGAGCTCGTGCGCGAGCACGAGAGAGATACCCTCTTGGGAGCGACTTCGCTGGTCATCTCGGGCTTACTTACGGCATACTGTTTTGAGAAGAGCATTGTTGTTGCGAGCCTGCTATTTCTCACCGTCGGCGACACGACCGCTGCGATGATAGGCAAGACTTATGGAAGGACACCGATATTCGGGAAGACCTTCGAAGGGAGTCTGGCCTGTTTTCTCTCCTGTTTGGTGATGGCTATGGTCGTGCCAGGTATTCCTCTGTTTGTGGGAATAGCTGGGGCATTGACGGCGACGTTTTTTGAGTTGCTGCCCATTCCCATTGATGACAACTTCCGTATTCCACTTGCGGCCGGGTTCATGATGCAGTTCTTGATGCCGCACTAGGAAAGCGGTGGTGGGACAAGGGGCCCGTACCCACTGCACCGGTCCGACCGGCGACATACTTACAGTAACAAAACACAGGCTGGAAGTGCTGCCGATGAAATCTAGCAAGATTATTGTGACAACGCACGGGATGTCCAAGGCGGAAGCAAGGCCTCTGCTGTTTCTGGAAACGGGGAGGGGAGGGAGAGCAGACGAAGCGTTCTTTCTCTTGTGTGAGGCATCGCCCGGCGGGCGTCGGGTCTTTCAGGAGAGCGTTGCTCAATTCAAGAGAGGGGATAGGATCAGAACTCCCGAGCAGTACGTCGAGGTTGTGTGCGAAATTGCGTCGTCCTGTGAGGAGCTGTTGGGCGGGCCTTCGATCTCGTTCGCGGCGGGATTCGTGAGGGGAGAGGAGTCCTGGTGGACGGCCGGCGGCGAGTTGTCAATCGCACTGATCTCCGCGGATGGAAACGTGACTTGTTCCGAAGAGAAGCGGGGTGCGTGGCGTTTGGAACCCGGAGGGAAACTGGTAGCCGGCGGGCGTGAGGCTCTCTGCAGATTGGGCGAAGGCCAGGCGACATTTGGGCGCGCTACGGACGTGGCTGGACTCGGGCCCGCGATCGTCGTCGAATCCGTGGGCGTCGCTCCGCTGGAGAGCGCTCGTCGCAAGCGAGAGTCCTCCAAATCGTTTTCGCTCGGAGTGAATGCACGAATCGCATCGAATGCACGCGGTACATTGAATGCGTGCGCTACGAGGATGCGGGGGTGGATTCCGGAGAGACTCAAGACCCTGAAGTTGAGCCCGGTCGGCTGGATCTCGCTGTTGGGAACGGTCGCAGTCATCATTGCACTCTTGCTCACGGCTTGGCCCTCGTCGAAAAAAACGAGTCGCGATCTTCGGGAGAAGAGGGCTCCCGCTCGGGAGACTGCCGCAATAGCACCCTCTGAGATGGCCGGAGAGGTTTCCGGCTCCTCTCGCGGTTCCCCCGGAGAGTTGAGCCTTTCTCTCAAATGGAAGAGAGGATTTCGGGGCGCCGTCACGTCTTCGCCTGCCGTGAATGACGGGAGAGTCTATTTCGGATGCAGGGACGGCCGGCTCTATTGCCTGGACGCAGGCAGCGGCGAAGAGGCCTGGAAATTCACCGCGGGCGCGGGCATCGGTGCGAGTCCTGCCGTTTCGGGTGGCAGAGTTTTCGTGGGTGCTTACAACGGGAGCTTCTGGTGCATTGACGCTCGCTCGGGGCAGAAGGTCTGGGAATTCAAGGCCGGTGCGAAGATTGTGTCTTCTCCCTGCGTCGCTTCGGGAAGCGTTCTGTTCGGGTCACATGATAGGAACCTATACTGTGTGGCCGGAAAGGACGGCAAGCTTCGCTGGAAATATGAAGCCGCCGGTGTGGTGTGGAGCTCGCCGCGCGTGGAAAAAGGAAGGGTCTTTTTCGGTTCGGCGGACGGTAGCTTCTATTGTCTCTCCTTGGACTCGGGCAAGTTGATCTGGAAGTACGCCGCGGCGGGTGGAATCTACTCTTCTCCGGCAGTGAGCGAAGGTGTTGTGTGCTTCGGCTCAAACGCACGACGGTTTCATTTTCTCGACGCTTCGACCGGGAAGGTGCTCTTCACCACGGATGCCGGCCGAGACGTGCGAGCCTCACCGGTCATGTTGGGGACGACGGCGTACGGAGCCTCGGACGATGGGGTCGTGAGGTGCATCAACGTCAAGGAGCGAACAGTGAGCTGGACGTTCAGCGCCGAGAGAAGCGTGCGTTCGACGCCACTCGTCCTCGAGGGAGTAGTCTACGTCACTTCATACGACGGGAAGCTCTACGCACTCGAGGCCTCCTCAGGAAAGAAAATGGCTTCGTACGATGCCGGCGCGGAGATATATTCCAGCCCCGCGGTCTCAGGGAACATGGTTTACTTCGGGGCCAACAACGGTGGCTTTTACTGTCTGCAGATCGCATCCTCCAGGTGAGGACGTCCCGCGCGCTGCAAGGCACCGGTCCCTGCGGGTCCTGCTCCCGGTGGCCGGCCGCATCGCTGGCCACGCAGGACTAAGGCGTACCCTGCGCCCGGCGGTTCCAGCCACTGTAACCGCCTCCCCTTGACAGGAGACCCCAACTGCAATAGCATGCTATGATAACGCGCGCTTGCGCCGTCGCCACAGCGTGAGAGCAACGCCTCGGAGGCGGACGTGTCGTTCGCAAGAGTAAGGTGAGCTACGTGTTTGAATCCATTCTCTCGAAGATATTTGGAACAAAGCACGACCGAGACATCAAGCTGATGGCTCCGTTGGTCGAGGACATCAACCGCGTGTGGCAGAGCCTATCCGGGCTAACTGACGAAGCTCTAGCCGCTAAGACCGAAGACTTCAAGCAGAGACTTAAGCAGGGCGCGACCCTGGACGAAATACTCCCCGAGGCCTTCGCAGTGGTGAAGGAAGTCTGTAAGAGGCTCGTCGGCAGGTCGTGGACGGTGTGCGGGCAGACCATCCACTGGGACATGGTTCCCTACGACGTCCAGCTCGTAGGGGCGGTCGTTCTGAATCAGGGGAAAATCGCCGAGATGGCGACGGGTGAGGGGAAGACTCTCGTTGCCACGATGCCGCTCTATCTAAATGCCCTGACGGGCGAGGGCGTTCACCTCGTGACGGTGAACGATTATCTCGCTAAGCGCGACAGCGAATGGATGGGCCAAATCTACAAGTTTCTGGACCTCACGGTCGGATGTATCCAGAACGAAATGGATTCCACCGAGCGCCGCGCTCAGTACGGGTGCGACATCACGTACGGTACGAACAACGAGTTCGGTTTCGACTACTTGCGCGACAACATGGCGATCCGGCTGGAGGATCGCGTTCAAAGGGGTCACCACTATGCAATCGTCGACGAGGTGGACAGCGTGCTCGTCGATGAGGCCAGGACGCCTCTCATAATCTCGGGCAGCGTCTCCCATTCCACGCAGAGATATTCCGAGCTGAAACCCGAAGTCGAGCGTCTGGTGAGAAACCAGACCGTTCTTGCAAACCAACTCGTGACGGAAGCCGAAGAGATACTCAAGAATGGCGGAGATGCTTACGTGGCGGGAGTGAAGCTCCTTCAGGTCCAGAGGGGGGCGCCCAAGAACAGGAGATTCCTGAAGCTCATGGCGGACGGAAGCCTCAAGAAACTCATAGGGAGGGTGGAGGCGGATTTCTTGAGGGAAAAGAAACTCAACGAGATCGACGAGGACCTCCATTACAGCATCGACGAGAAGTCACACAGCGTTTCCCTGAGCGAAAAGGGCAGGGAAAGTCTCTCGCCCAAGGGGCGAAGTATCTTCCTGCTGCCTGACCTGAGCGAGGACCTGGGCAAGGTGTCGCAGGACGAAAGTCTTTCTGAGAAAGAAAAGGCGGAGAAAAAGGAAGAACTATACAGGCATAACGCGGAGATGAGCGAGAAGATCCACAACATCTATCAGCTTCTCAAGGCCTATTCTCTGTTCGAAAAGGACGTGGAGTACGTCGTCAAGGATGGAAAGGTCTTGATAGTGGATGAGTTCACTGGAAGGCTCATGCCCGGAAGGCGCTACAGCGACGGGCTCCATCAGGCCCTGGAGGCCAAGGAAGACGTGGAGGTGGAGGGAGAAACTCAGACGCTGGCCACAATCACGCTGCAGAATTATTTCAGGATGTACGAGAAGCTCGCCGGAATGACCGGCACCGCCGAGACAGAAGCGGGAGAGTTTTTTCAAATCTACAAGCTCGACGTCGTCGTAATCCCCACGAACGAGCCGGTGAGAAGGCTCGACTACCAGGACGCCATATTCCGAACGAGGCGTGAGAAATTCAATCGAGCCATCGACGAGATAGAGGAGTTGCACAAGAAGGGGCGCCCCGTTCTGGTTGGAACCGTGAGCGTCGAGGTGTCCGAGACGTTGAGCAGATTGCTCAAGAGGAAGGGGATAGACCACGCCGTGCTCAACGCCAAGTACCACCAAGCCGAAGCCGAGATCATTGTGAAGGCGGGGCGGGCAGGCGCGGTGACCATCGCGACCAACATGGCGGGCCGAGGCACGGACATCAAGTTGGGCGCAGGCGTCGTCAAGTGTGACCGATGCTGCATCGAGTGCGACGAGGACTGTTCGACGTGTACGCAGGGAAAGAGGCGCGAGGAGTGTCTCGCCCGGACTGACTGCGGCCTCCACATCATCGGGACGGAGAGGCACGAAAGTAGAAGAATTGACAGACAGCTTCGCGGTAGAAGCGGAAGACAGGGAGACCCGGGCTCTTCACGATTTTACCTTTCGCTCGAAGACGACCTCATGAGGCTTTTCGGCTCGGACAGAATAGCCAGCGTGATGAGCAGACTTGGCGTGCAAGACGGTGAAGTCATTCAGCATCCTCTCGTGACCAGGGCCATCGAGAGAGCCCAGAAGCGTGTGGAGGCGTACAATTTCGACATAAGGAAACACTTGCTCGAGTACGACGACGTCATGAACCAGCAGAGGGAGGTCATCTACGCCAGAAGGCTCAAGGTGCTGGAAGGTGAAGACCTTTCTCAAGAAGTGAAGGAAATGATTGCCGATTTCGTCGAGGAAGGCGTTGAGGAATCCGTAGACGCACGGCGCCCTTCCGAGGACTGGGACCTTTCGGCGCTGGCAGTCGAACTGAGCACCGTCTTCCTTGTCGATTTCAACCTGAAGCAGTTCCAGGAGAGGCGTTCGGATAAGGGGGAGGTTTTCGAGTATTGCCTCGAGCGTGCGAACGGGGCCTACGTTGCGAGAGAAAAAGAGCTCGGCCCGGAACTGATGAGACAACTGGAACGACTCGTTCTTATGAGCGTGATCGACGACAAATGGAGAGACCACCTTTACGAGATCGATCAAATGAAGGAGGGCATCGGGCTCAGGGCATACGGACAGAAGGACCCGCTCATTGAATACAAGTCCGAGGGGTTCAAGATGTTCGTTGAGATGAGCGGCACCATCACGCGCGACTCGTTGAGATTGTTGATGAGGGCCGACGTGAGGAGGGCCCCCGAGCCGCGCAGGCAGGCACAGCCTGTCGCCGTCGCTTCGCACCCGGAGACTTCAGCGTTTGCGGGGGCGGCCGTCAGAGGCGCGCCGCCGGAGGAACTCGCACGGGCCCAGAGGGCGACGCCCGTACAGCGGAGCGTGCCAAAGGCCGGAAGGAACGATCCGTGCCCATGCGGCAGTGGGAAGAAGTACAAGAAGTGTTGCTTGCCGAAGGAAGAGGCGTAGTGTACAAGGAATAGTCGGAGGGGCGCAGTCACGCCGGCTGCTGCAAGCGGAATAGAAGGAGAAGAGGATGGAAGATTCTGTGAAAGATGTGCTCGCCTTGATCGCGCGACAGGTCCAGGCCTTTCTGAACGGAAAAAACGGGGCTCTGCACGAGCTGTGCGACATCCTCGTAGCGGGGAAATTCTCGAAGGAGACCGTAGAGGAGGCCCTGGAGGCAATCATCGAACTTGCGATCGAGGAAGTCGAACTGGAGGAAAAAGAGAATTTGCTTGAGACCGGCGAGACGAGCTACGAGGCTGAGAGATTTCCTCTTTCACCCGAAGCGCACGTGTATCTGTCCGAGCTCAGGAGTACCGGTGCAATAAATATCTTGACCGAGCGGGCTCTCATGGAGAAGGTAGTGATCGGCTCCTCGGGTGAGGTCGGCGTGGAAGACCTCAAGAAGGCCATGGCAGAGGTAGTAGCAGATCCCTACAGTGTGCTCCTGCTTTCCTCCGGGGAAGGAGACAGCCCGACTATTCACTGAGACAGGATGGTCACAACACAGAGCAACTATGAAAAGAAAGTCTAGCCAGAAAGACACGCCGAAACAGCCGCCAAGACTGACGCCGAAACAGACGGACAAACCGACAGGCGAACAGCGCGAGAAGGATG
This window encodes:
- a CDS encoding SEC59/DGK1/VTE5 family protein — protein: MSLIAEAKRKAIHFATSWVPLAYYIIPEEAGKVALLAAATVILTLDVLRLHEPRMKNLFHRFFGELVREHERDTLLGATSLVISGLLTAYCFEKSIVVASLLFLTVGDTTAAMIGKTYGRTPIFGKTFEGSLACFLSCLVMAMVVPGIPLFVGIAGALTATFFELLPIPIDDNFRIPLAAGFMMQFLMPH
- a CDS encoding PQQ-binding-like beta-propeller repeat protein: MKSSKIIVTTHGMSKAEARPLLFLETGRGGRADEAFFLLCEASPGGRRVFQESVAQFKRGDRIRTPEQYVEVVCEIASSCEELLGGPSISFAAGFVRGEESWWTAGGELSIALISADGNVTCSEEKRGAWRLEPGGKLVAGGREALCRLGEGQATFGRATDVAGLGPAIVVESVGVAPLESARRKRESSKSFSLGVNARIASNARGTLNACATRMRGWIPERLKTLKLSPVGWISLLGTVAVIIALLLTAWPSSKKTSRDLREKRAPARETAAIAPSEMAGEVSGSSRGSPGELSLSLKWKRGFRGAVTSSPAVNDGRVYFGCRDGRLYCLDAGSGEEAWKFTAGAGIGASPAVSGGRVFVGAYNGSFWCIDARSGQKVWEFKAGAKIVSSPCVASGSVLFGSHDRNLYCVAGKDGKLRWKYEAAGVVWSSPRVEKGRVFFGSADGSFYCLSLDSGKLIWKYAAAGGIYSSPAVSEGVVCFGSNARRFHFLDASTGKVLFTTDAGRDVRASPVMLGTTAYGASDDGVVRCINVKERTVSWTFSAERSVRSTPLVLEGVVYVTSYDGKLYALEASSGKKMASYDAGAEIYSSPAVSGNMVYFGANNGGFYCLQIASSR
- the secA gene encoding preprotein translocase subunit SecA, with product MFESILSKIFGTKHDRDIKLMAPLVEDINRVWQSLSGLTDEALAAKTEDFKQRLKQGATLDEILPEAFAVVKEVCKRLVGRSWTVCGQTIHWDMVPYDVQLVGAVVLNQGKIAEMATGEGKTLVATMPLYLNALTGEGVHLVTVNDYLAKRDSEWMGQIYKFLDLTVGCIQNEMDSTERRAQYGCDITYGTNNEFGFDYLRDNMAIRLEDRVQRGHHYAIVDEVDSVLVDEARTPLIISGSVSHSTQRYSELKPEVERLVRNQTVLANQLVTEAEEILKNGGDAYVAGVKLLQVQRGAPKNRRFLKLMADGSLKKLIGRVEADFLREKKLNEIDEDLHYSIDEKSHSVSLSEKGRESLSPKGRSIFLLPDLSEDLGKVSQDESLSEKEKAEKKEELYRHNAEMSEKIHNIYQLLKAYSLFEKDVEYVVKDGKVLIVDEFTGRLMPGRRYSDGLHQALEAKEDVEVEGETQTLATITLQNYFRMYEKLAGMTGTAETEAGEFFQIYKLDVVVIPTNEPVRRLDYQDAIFRTRREKFNRAIDEIEELHKKGRPVLVGTVSVEVSETLSRLLKRKGIDHAVLNAKYHQAEAEIIVKAGRAGAVTIATNMAGRGTDIKLGAGVVKCDRCCIECDEDCSTCTQGKRREECLARTDCGLHIIGTERHESRRIDRQLRGRSGRQGDPGSSRFYLSLEDDLMRLFGSDRIASVMSRLGVQDGEVIQHPLVTRAIERAQKRVEAYNFDIRKHLLEYDDVMNQQREVIYARRLKVLEGEDLSQEVKEMIADFVEEGVEESVDARRPSEDWDLSALAVELSTVFLVDFNLKQFQERRSDKGEVFEYCLERANGAYVAREKELGPELMRQLERLVLMSVIDDKWRDHLYEIDQMKEGIGLRAYGQKDPLIEYKSEGFKMFVEMSGTITRDSLRLLMRADVRRAPEPRRQAQPVAVASHPETSAFAGAAVRGAPPEELARAQRATPVQRSVPKAGRNDPCPCGSGKKYKKCCLPKEEA